Part of the Cherax quadricarinatus isolate ZL_2023a chromosome 4, ASM3850222v1, whole genome shotgun sequence genome, ttgtacctcccaggatggttgtacctcccaggatggtagtacctcccaggatggttgtacctcccaggatggttgtacctcccaggatggttgtacctcccaggatggtagtacctcccaggatggttgtacctcccaggatgattgtacctcccaggatggttgtacctcccaggatggttgtacctcccaggatggtagtacctcccaggatggtagtacctcccaggatggttgtacctcccaggatggttgtacctcccaggatggctgtacctcccaggatggctgtacctcccaggatggttgtacctcccaggatggttgtacctcccaggatggttgtacctcccaggatggtagttcctcccaggatggttgtacctcccaggatggttgtacctcccaggatggttgtacctcccaggatggttgtacctcccaggatggttgtacctcccaggatggtagtacctcccaggatggttgtacctcccaggatggttgtacctcccaggatggttgtacctcccaggatggttgtacctcccaggatggttgtacctcccaggatggttgtacctcccaggatggttgtacctcccaggatggttgtacctcccaggatggttgtacctcccaggatggttgtacctcccaggatggttgtacctcccaggatggttgtacctcccaggatggctgtacctcccaggatggctgtacctcccaggatggttgtacctcccaggatggttgtacctcccaggatggttgtacctccctggatggttgtacctcccaggatggtagtacctcccaggatggttgttcctcccaggatggttgtacctcccaggTTGGTtttacctcccaggatggttgtacctcccaggatggttgtacctcccaggatggttgtacctcccaggagtacctcccaggatggttgtacctcccaggatggttgtacctcccaggatggttgtacctcccaggatggttgtacctcccaggatggttgtacctcccaggatggttgtacctcccaggatggttgtacctcccaggatggttgtacctcccaggatggttgtacctcccaggatggttgtacctcccaggatggttgtacctcccaggatggttgtacctccctggatggttgtacctcccaggatggtagtacctcccaggatggtagtacctcccaggatggtagtacctcccaggatggttgtacctcccaggatggttgtacctcccaggatggttgtacctcccaggatggttgtacctcccaggatggttgtacctcccaggatggttgtacctcccaggatggttgtacctcccaggatggttgtacctcccaggatggttgtacctcccaggatggttgtacctcccaggatggttgtacctcccaggatggttgtgcctcccaggatggttgtacctcccacgatggttgtacctccctggatggttactatcaacttactgatataaaacaGATGTGCAGCACAATTTTGTTTAATGAAGGGATAAAAAACAAGTAAAAAAGTATCATTGACCTGAACTAACCTGCTGTTGCTCCAAGTATTCTCTGAGAGCGACTCTCTTCTCTTGCAATCGTTGAAGACGCAGCTGTTCTTCCTTCTGTGCCGTCAGTGTGTCATCCTCCAGCTTGTCGTCGCTGATGATGTCTCGGATGTTGCGTCGGAGGTTTTTCACTTTTGGCTTGGCACTCAGTCCAGTGACGGCTCCACTGCGCCGCCGGATTTTGCGCCGTCTCGAATCCTCGTCGGAATCGGAGTCATCGCCTTCATCATCGGAGGATTTAGAAtcgtctctcctcctcctctccctgtctctgtcccacTCCTCATCATCGTCTGATATATTTTTACGACACTTGCGCTTGATTTTGGGTGGTGGAGCAATGACATCAGAGCTTCCACTAATGTGTCGTCGTTTTGCTCTTAACCTTCTAGTTTTATTATCAGTGTCATCATCGCCAGCATCACTGCCACCTAAACGTTCTCTGTCAGAGTCCATACCACCGTCCTGACTGCCATCGTGGCTCTCTGCTACCTTCTCACTTTTACACTTTCCACTGTCACTGttctccccaccacctccaccatcataaTTACTGTCTGCACTGTTTTCTTCCGCCCGCAGCGGACTACTAACGTCATTGTTTTCACAGCTACTCTCGGCTTTACTGCCCGGCCGACTGCCGTCCTCGTTTCTACCTTCACTGTCGTCTCTGTGAGAATCGGGCGGGGGAGTTCTTGCACTATCTGCACCAATATCACTCTCGCAAAAATCGACACACTCATTTTCCATGAGCTGTTCACCATGTCCATCCCTACTACATCCGTCCTTCACTgactgatcctcatccactttcTCAGAGTCACACGAATTTTCACTGAACCTAACATCGTCAACTGTGATCATCTCCTGCGGTGCAGCCTCCACATTGGCATGCGGTGACACCCGGTCCACTCTGTCCAACGCATTGTCCGATGGGTGGTTGGAGGAGTGGCCGTCCTCACCGTGGGTGCGAGAAGAGCAATCTGGCTCCGGTTGCTCCTGGGGGCCATCATCGAGCCCCAGAGGATCAGCCAGAGGGTCCGTCAAGGGCTCGTCCGGCCATGCCGGTACCTTCTCGTCCTCACTCGTACTCTGCTGATCCATACTTGTACTCTACTTCACACACCCTGCAATCACAATCAAGAGGATTAATTATACACATCTCCATGTAGTCAAGAATGTATACACCAACACAAATCTTTATAGGACAGTGTATATTTGAAAACGTACTTATATACACATTTGGGTGTGCACACGTGCACCTACACACCAttttgtgtacacacacacacacacacacacacacacacacacacacacaggaaggcaaggacgaatgaagccaaactacaagaaaggggactacacaggaatgaggaacttcctgaacggttcagtgggacagagaactggcagagaagccagttaatgagatgatggaatatgtagcaacaaagtgcaaggaggctgtggagaggtttgtacccaagggtaacaggattaatgaaaaagccaggatgagcccatggttcacccaaaggtgcagggaggcaaaaaccaagtgtgctagggaatggaagaaatatagaaggcaaaggacccaggagaataaggagagcagtcgtagagccagaaatgaatatgcacagataagaagggaggcccaatgacaatatgaaaacgacacagcagcaaaagccaaattggacccaaagctgttatacagccacatcaggaggaaaacaacagtcaaggaccaggtaatcaggctaaggaaaggaggaggagagacaacaagaaatgaccgtgaagtatatgaggaactcaacaagagattcaaagaagtgttcacagaggagacagaaggggctccagaaggaCGGAGAGGTGCGGCACacaaccaagtgctggacacagtacacacaaccggggaagaagtgaagaggcttctgagtgagcgagatacctcaaaggcaat contains:
- the LOC128684245 gene encoding clumping factor B; the protein is MDQQSTSEDEKVPAWPDEPLTDPLADPLGLDDGPQEQPEPDCSSRTHGEDGHSSNHPSDNALDRVDRVSPHANVEAAPQEMITVDDVRFSENSCDSEKVDEDQSVKDGCSRDGHGEQLMENECVDFCESDIGADSARTPPPDSHRDDSEGRNEDGSRPGSKAESSCENNDVSSPLRAEENSADSNYDGGGGGENSDSGKCKSEKVAESHDGSQDGGMDSDRERLGGSDAGDDDTDNKTRRLRAKRRHISGSSDVIAPPPKIKRKCRKNISDDDEEWDRDRERRRRDDSKSSDDEGDDSDSDEDSRRRKIRRRSGAVTGLSAKPKVKNLRRNIRDIISDDKLEDDTLTAQKEEQLRLQRLQEKRVALREYLEQQQVSSGQ